The following nucleotide sequence is from Longimicrobium terrae.
GGAGTTGGCGGACTTTGCGTTCGCCGTGCGGCAGGCCGCGTCCATGCGCGACATCCAGGCGCTGCGCCCGGTGATGGCCCGCACCTTTGCGGGCACGCTCGGCCCCGTGGAGGTCGGCACGCTGGAGACGCTGGCCGCGTGGGAGCGGGAGGGTTACCGCGCGCTGGACCGCATGCCTTTCCTGATGGACCGCGGGATCGTGACCGTCGGCACGACGCCGGTGTGGGCCTCGCCGCCGGAGTACGCGACCAACCCGGCCTACGGGGATCTGCGGGCGGGCTTCCGCCGCGGGCCGGATGGATGGGAGTGGGTGTTCCTGGTCGCGAACGGGCGGTGAGCGGGAGTTCGCGAGACGAGTAGACGGCAACACTCAAGGATTTGCTTGGCGGACAGTGACGCCCTCACCCCGCGTGCTGCGCACGACGACCCTCTCCCACGCACAGATGTGGGAGAGGGAGCACACGGCGGGTTTGGCACGGCGCCGAAATCCCCTGAACGAATGAATCCGCCGCTCGAACCGCGGGAACCCCCGACTCTTGGCCGCTGTCGCGTCCACGAGCAGGGCTTCAACTGCTCAATAACCAGAGATGACGTGCCGTGGCTCGCCGCCGCGCTGAGGTCTCCCCCTCTCCCGCTTGCGGGAGAGGGGGCCGGGGGGTGAGGGGTGCCCGCCGCCGATCCACACCATCCGGAGCACACCGATCCGTCGTTCTCCCGTCTCCGCGCGTCTGTTTGCACGAGGAGACGCCTCGCGAATCATTCTCCGCGTGACAAACGTCATGCGCAGGTAGTGACGTTCCGGAGTGGTTGAGGCCACCGGATCTGCACACCTTTGCAGGCACGGTGCGAACGTGCCGTTGTCCATCCGGATCCCCGTTGCAAGAAACTCCCATGTCAGCAGACCCAGACACTCCCGTTCTCCGCCCCGTCCGCGCCCGCCGTTCCCGCCGCGCGATCTCCGCACTCATGCTCGCGGCGATTTCACTGTCGATGCCCCGCGCCATGCAGGCGCAGCAGGGCGCGGCCACGCTCATCCGCAACGCGCGCGTGTTTGACGGCGAGCGCGTGCTGGACGGGCGCGACGTGCTGGTGCAGGCGGGAAAGGTCACGCAGGTGGGCCGCGGAGTCCGCGCACCGGCCGGCGCCACCCTCGTCGACGGCGCGGGCAAGACGCTGCTGCCGGGGCTGATCGACTCGCACACGCACACGTTTGGCGATGCGCTGCAGGAGGCGGTCGTCTTTGGCGTTACGACGCACCTGGACATGTTCACGGACGTGTCCATCGCGCGTACGATGCGCGCGCAGCAGGCCGCGGGACAGGCGGACGGACGCGCCGACCTGTTTTCCGCCGGAACGCTGGTGACTGCGCCGCGCGGCCACGGCACGCAGTTCGGCATGGCCATCCCCACTATCACCACGCCGGATTCCGCGCAGTCGTTCGTGGACGCGCGCATCGCCGAGGGGTCGGAGTGGATCAAGATTGTCTACGAGGATGGCCACACGTTCGGCCAGACGATCCCCACCCTCAGCCGGGAGACGATGGGCGCCGTGATCCGCGCGGCGCATCGGCGAGGCAAGCTGGCCGTGGTGCACATCAGCGACGCGGCGGGCGCAAAAGCCGCCATCGAAGAAGGCGCCGACGGGCTGGTGCACCTGTTCATTGACCGCGCGCCGGACGCGGACTTCGCGCGGATGACGGCGGGGCGCCACGCGTTCGTCATCCCCACCCTCGTCGTCCTGGCGAGCATGACCGGCACGGGCGGTGGCGCCTCGCTGGTGGATGACGCCCGTCTCGCGCCCTACCTGCTGGCGGAGCGCACGCAGGCGCTCAAGCAGGGCTTTCCGCAACGTGCGGGCGCCCCCGCACAGACGCTGGCCGCCGCGAACGAGACCGTGCGGCAGCTGCGGGCCGCCGGTGTGCCGATCCTGGCGGGAAGCGACGCGCCGAATCCCGGCACCGCGTACGGCGCCGCGCTGCACCGGGAACTGGAACTGCTCGTCGCCGCCGGCCTGACGCCCGTCGAGGCGCTCCGGGCGGCCACCAGCGTTCCCGCCACAGCCTTCCGGCTGGCGGACCGCGGCCGCATCGCCCCCGGCATGCGCGCCGACCTGCTGCTGGTGGACGGCGATCCCACGCGCGACATCACGGCCACGCGGGCGATCAGCGGTGTCTGGAAAGGCGGCGTGCCGGTCGATCGCCAGAGCCTGGCGCGGCGGGTGGCGGCGGCCCGCGCACCCCGGGCCGGCGGCGCCGCTGCCGTGCCGGGCGGGATCATCAGCGACTTCGAATCGGGCGAGCTCGCCGCGACGACGGGGACGTGGATGCCCTCGCCGGATTCGTACGCGGGCGGCACCTCCACCGGCGACGTGACCGTGATCGCGGGTGGCGCCAACGGCAGCGGACACGCCATGCAGGTGGCCGGAACCATCGCGGCGACCATTCCCTACGCCTGGTACGGGGCCATGTGGATGGCGGGGCAGGCGATGGCGCCCGTGGACCTTTCTGCCCGGCCGGGCTTCGGGTTCTGGACGCGGGGCGACGGCGGCACCTACCGTGTGATGGTGTTCGCCCAGTCCAAGGGGATGCAGCCGCTGATCCGCACATTCGTGGCGGGACCGGAGTGGCGCGAAGTCAACCTGTCGTGGACGGACTTCGGCGTCGACGGCAGCGACGTGGCGGGAATCGTGGTGGCGGGCGGCCCGCAGCCCGGCGCGTTCCGCTTCCTGGTCGACGACTTCCGCCTGCGCTGAGACACGGACCGGGGATGGTCGAAGGCGCGGCGCATCCTGGATCCGGGATGCGCCGCAATGGTTCGCGGGATGACGGGATCTCCGTCCCGGGTCGTCCCTGACCCGCCACACATGATCGCGCGATGGTGCACGTCGTCAGCGCCGCGATTGGAACAGAGAGGTACGGATGAACGTGGATTCACCCTCTCGCGGCAGGCGGCTGCTGCCACCCGGCGACGACGTCGGCTGGACGGCGTACGTGTGGCTCATCTACCTGTCGTTCCTTCTGGTAGACCCGGTTCACCACCTGCGTACGGGAACGCTGACGGCGGGAGCGGCCGTCGCCACGGTGGCGGCATTGGTGGTGTTTCTGGCCTCGTACTTCCGCGGGTTCTGGGTGGCCGGACGCGACCTGCTGCTCGTCGTGGCCGTGCAGGTGGCGCTGGGCGTTGTGATGGCGCCGGGGAACAGCGGCGCCTCGGTGTTTCTGATCTTTGCCGCCAGCTTCGCCGGGCGGCTGGAGCGCACGCGGCTCGCGGCGGCCACCATCGCCGGCATCGCGCTCATCGGCGGAACGGCGTCGTGGATGCTGCAGGCACCCATCTGGTACTGGAGTTCGTCCGTCCTCATGCCCCTGGTCATCGGCTCGGTGAACCTGCATCACGCGCAGGCCGCCAAGGCCAACGCAAAGCTGCAGATGGCGCAGGAACAGATCGAGCACCTGGCCGCCGTGGCGGAGCGGGAGCGCATCGGCCGCGACCTGCATGATCTGCTGGGGCACACCCTTTCCCTCATCGTCCTCAAGTCGGAGCTGGCGGCCAAGCTCAGCACGCGGGACCCGGAGCGCGCGGGCCAGGAGATCCGCGAGGTCGAGCAGGTGGCGCGAAAGGCGTTGCGCGAGGTCCGCGAAGCCATCCGTGGCTACCGCGCGTCGCTGGCGGATGAGGTGCGGCAGTCGGAGGCGATCCTGTCCGCCGCCGGCATTCGCGCGCGCATCGAGGTCGCCCCGGTGGAACTGGAGCGCGAGGTGGAGGAGTCGCTGGCCCTGGCGCTTCGCGAGGCGGTGACCAACGTGGTCCGCCACTCCGGCGCGGCCGCGTGCGGTGTGCGCCTGTACGCGGAGGGCGGCGAGTGCGTGCTGGAGGTGGCGGATGATGGACGGGCGGGGATGGTGACGGAGGGGAACGGGCTGCGCGGGATGCGGGAGCGGATCGCCTCCGTCGGCGGCACCACCCGTGGCGGAAACGGGCCGGATGGCGGCGGGATGCGCATCATCGTCCGCGTCCCCGCGCGGCCGGGTCCGGGCGTGGAAGCACGGCCGCGGGCCGTGGCGGTGCCTGCGTGAGGGGGCGGGAATGATCCGCGTGCTGGTGGCGGAGGATCAGGCGATGGTGCTGGGCGCGCTCGCCGCGCTGCTGGAGATCGAGAGCGACATCCAGGTGGTGGCCCGCGCGCAGGACGGCCGCGAGGCGCTGCTGATGGTGGAGCGCGACGCGCCCGACGTGCTGCTGACCGACATCGAGATGCCCGGGCTGACGGGGCTGGACGTGGCGGCGGAGATCACGCGGCGCGGGCTGCCAACGCGCGTGGTGATCCTGACGACGTTCGCGCGTTCCGGATATCTGCGGCGCGCGCTGGATGCGGGCGCTGCGGGCTATCTGCTCAAGGACAGCCCATCGGACGAACTCGCCAACGCGGTGCGGCGGGTGCATGCGGGCGGCCGCGCGATTGATCCCACGCTGGCGCGAGAGGCGTGGACGGAGAGCGATCCGCTAAGCAGCCGCGAGCGGCAGGTGCTGCGGCTGGCGGCGGACGGGCTGGCGAGCACCGCGATCGCGGCGGAGCTGTTTCTGTCAGACGGGACGGTGCGCAACTATCTGTCGTCGGCGATCTCCAAGATGGGTGCGGCCAACCGCATCGAGGCGGCGCGCGTGGCGCGGGAGAAGGGGTGGTTGTAGGCGGGCTGGCTCGCGGGCGGCCCCCACCCGGGCCGGCACCACCCGCCCACCCTCCCCCAAAAAAGACTGGGGGAGGGTTGTTGGAGGGGACGGTTCGGCGCGGGTGAGCGGATCCGCGCCGCGGACAGTATCCTGAGCGAATGAATCCGCCGCTCAAACAGCGGGAACCCCCGACACCGGCCGCTGGCGCGTCCGGGTCGGGGCTTCAACTGCGTTCGGGATCGGCGAGGATGCCGCAGGCGCAGTCCGCGGAGGCGGACTTCGTGTCTTTCGAGGCGCGGTTTCAACCGCCGGACAATACCCTCCGAACCCGCGCCGCACGTTCCCCGGCACTGAGGTCTCCCTTCCCGCCAAAAGAGCTTTTTGGGGGAAGGGCCGCCGCCCGCGCCGAATGCCGGAACCTCGGCGCAAAGTAAGACGGCCCCCGCGGATCAGTGTCCGCAGGGGCCGTGTTTGTCGCCGTCCGATCCCGATCTACGGGTGCGCGGGGGCGTTGCGCAGAACCATGTCCGCGTACCCGTTGTCGGGGTCGCCGCCGCGCTTCAGCACGCGGTCAACCGTGCCGGGGCCGCGGTTGTAGGCAAGCAGGGCAAGCTCGGTGTCGCCCTCGTACTTGTCCATCAGCTGGTTCAGGTACTTGAACCCGATGCGCAGGTTGGTGCGCTGGTCGCGCAGATCCCGCGGCTGCGTGCCCGGCTTGAGCCAGGCCGCCGTCTTGGGCATCAGCTGCGTGAGGCCCATGGCGCCCACGTGGCTGGTCGCGCTGTTCTTGAACGCGCTCTCGGTGCGCACCAGCCCGAACGCCACGTCCGGGTCGATGTTCTCCTGCAGCGCGATGTCGTAGATGTCCTCCGCCAGCGGCCGCGGGATGTCGTATTCCGAGTACTTCTGCACGTTGCGCTGGATGACCTCGTCGCGCGCCGTGCTCTTGACCTCGGCCGCCTCCACCCGCGCCTGCCGCCACGCCTGGCCCACCGCGTGGTCGGAAAGCACGCGCGGCGCCGTGATCTCCGGCAGCACCGACATCTGGCGCTCGTGCGTGGGATCGTTGCGCATCTCGTTGGCGCGCGCGATGGCCAGCGGCCCCGCGATCCCCGCCACGCCCACGCCCACGATGCCGTACTTGAGCGGCCCGCGGCGGATGCGGTCGAACGAGGTGGGCCCGCGGCTGGGAAGCCGGATGCCCTCGTTTACGCGGCGCGTGCCGGTGACCCGCCGGTCACCGGCGCCGTCAAAGGCGCGGCGGTAGCGCGCGGGCGTCTGCGCCGGCTCACTCGCCGAAGGAAACCGGCGCCGGGTGCGCCCCACCGGGTGCTGCGGTACCGGCGCGGCGGCCTGCCAGGGCATGGGGCGCTTTCGGGAGCTGTGCATCGGCTGACTCTCCTGCTGCTCGGGTTCCTTCATTCCGCTGTCCCACCGCGGTCCGGCAGGGGCCTCCACTCGGTGCACGCTCCGTGCCAGCGGGCACATATGTTTGCGTCCCGCATGGGGTTGCGCCCCGTGTGGAACCGGGGCATGTTGAAGGCGTAGCAACTGCTTGCGGAGGGCCGCTTTCCGGCCTTCCCCGCAACCCCGCGAGGGCCCCGCATGACCTCTCCCGCCCGCTTTCTGCTCTTTGTGGTCCTGGTGATCGTGGGTATCAAGGGATCGGAGCAGCTGTACAGCTACGTGGCCTACCGCGACGAGCGCGCCCTGGTGCGCACGCTGCGCACGGATCTGCAGCAGACCGCCACGGAACTGATCGCCACCCGCGCGCGCTCCGACTCGCTTTCCGCCACCGTCTCGGACGAGGACCGCCGGCTGACCGCGGATCTGAAGTCCCTGCAGCGCTTTTACCGCATGGCCCGTGGCGGCGCGCTGACCCCCGAGGTGTACGCGCAGTGGAACGAGGAGCGCACGCGCTACAACCTGCGGGTGGATGAGCGCAACGCCAGCCTGCGGGAGTGGCAGGAGATCGACGGCCGGCACCGCTCGCTGGCCATGCGCTACAACCTGCTGGCCGACAGCATTCACGGCATTGCCGCGAGGATGGGAGAACCGTACTACCAGGTGCCCAGCGCGCTGGAGGCCGCCCAGGAAGCCGCCCGGCCGGAGCCCTGACCGGCGCTGTTCGATGGATGGCGAACGGGACGATCCACGCGGTCGTCCCGTTTGCGCATCCCCATCCAGCGTATTCACTTCATCGCCGATGACGTCGATCCGCCGCGCGCTTGGACTGCCTGCTCCCGGCGGATGCCGGCGGATTGAATGCGGACGGGCGTGTGATGCGCCAAGTTGGCTCGCAGGAAAGTAGATCCTTCGTCGGCGCCAGAGTTCGGGGCGATGGCCGGCTTCGGCCGGCGCCTCCTCAGGATGACATGTGTTTGGTGTGCAAGCCGTTGTAGTACAAGGGTTTTTCCGTCCGATGAATGGCGCGGGGCCCGGCTTGGCGCCGGAGTGCCGGCAGCTTCGCGCGGCACCACCCCATGTCATCCTGAGGGAGCGTGCGCCGCCCTGTCCCCGGTGCCGAGTCGTGCGCGACCGAAGGATCTACTCTCCCCCCGAGCCAACTGCGCGAGACGCACGACAGTTCGCGGGCAGAAGCGGACCTTCCGCCGGTGCACCGGCGTGGGTGCGAACGAGTCCCATCGCCGGCTCGTCAGCGTGCAGTCTCGGTGCGAATGGACGGGCGGAATCACGGACCGCGAGATGCTGATTCGCGTCTGATCGTTTCCGTTGTACGTTTTGGGAACGCTCCTTGAACGAGTAGCGGCGCATGGCAACCAGACCTCCCCGCGCGCGCACAGCGGCAAAGCCCAAGGAAAAGCCCTGGCGGCGCATCGGCACCCCGGAAGAGGGCTTCAGCTACCTGCGCGGCGATGGCAAGCCGCTGCGCAGCCCCTCCGCGCTCGCCCGCATCCAGAAGCTGGTGATTCCGCCGGCGTGGACGGACGTGCAGATCAGCCCCGACCCCGCCGCCAAGGTGCAGGTCGTGGGCTTCGACACGGCCGGCCGCAAGCAGTACCGCTACCACCCCGATTCCGTCGCCAAGGGCAGCAAGCGCAAGTATCGCAAGCTGCTGCAGTACGCGCGCTCCGTCCCCAAGCTGCGGGAAGAAACGGAGCGCCACCTTTCCGCCGAGGGGCTGGGGCGCGAGCGGGTGCTGGCCCTGGTCGTCCGGCTGATCATGCGCGGCTTCTTTCGCATCGGGAGCGAGCAGTACGCCGTGGCCAACCGCACGTTCGGCATCGCCACGTTGCAGAAGAAGCACCTGAAGATCGACGGCGAGAGCCTGGTCTTTACCTACGTCGGAAAGAAGTCCATCGACCAGCGCATCGTCGTGGCCGACACGCCGCTTGTGGAGGTGATGCACGAAATCCTCACCCTGCCCGGCAAGCGGCTGTTTCAGTACGTGGGCGAGGATGGAAAAACGCACCCGGTGACGGCTTCGGAGGTCAACGGGTACATCAAGCAGATCCTGGGGGCCAAGTACACCTCCAAGGACATCCGCACCTGGGGCGGCACGGTGCGCATGGCCACCATCCTGGCGGACCTGGGCCCGCCGTCCAGCGAGCGTGAGGCCAAGAAGAACGTCGTGCTGGCGTGCAAGCTGGTGAGCACGGAACTGGGCAACACGCCCGCCGTGTGCCGCAGCGCGTACGTCCATCCCGCCGTCATCGAGCGCTACGAGCAGGGCAAGACCATCGCCCCCATGATGCGCGAATCCACGCGGGATGACGAGGAGCCGGGCCGCTACTATCCCGAAGAAGCCGCCCTGATGCGCTTTCTTCAGAAGTGGGGATGAGGCGAGGACGTCATGAAGTCGCGAGACGCAGAGCGGGATCGGGTGGGGCAGGGGCTTTCCTGACCTCCTCCGTCCCCCGTACTCTTGTGCCCTTCTCTCTGCGGCTCTGTGCCTCTGTGTGAGGCCCTTCTTCCCTTTTTGACGGAGTGCGGGGATGGCGGGAATGGTGGAGGTGATGGAGGCGGTGAACGGGGGCGACGCGGACGCGCTCGCGGCGCTGCTGGAGCGCGATCCCGCCGCGGCGGGGCTGGTGGGGGATGAAGGCGCCAGCCCGCTGCTGAACGCGCTCTACCGCGGCCGGCGCGACCTGGCCGAACTGTTCGTGCGGCACGGGCGGGAACTGGATGGATGGGAAGCGGCGGCGATGGGGGATGAGGATCGCCTGCGCGCGCACCTGGAGGCGGATTCCGACCTTCCCGGCCGCCGCACGCACGATGGATGGACGCCGCTGCACCTGTCCGCCTTCTTCGGCCAGCAGGGCACCATGAGGCTGCTGCTGGAGCGCGGCGCCGACCCCAACGCGGTGTCGGAAAACTGGATGCGCAACACGCCGCTGCACGCCGCGCTCAACGGGCCGCTCGCGGCGCACGGGATCGCGGCGCTGATCCGCGCGGGGGCGGACCCCAACGCGCGGCAGAAGGGCGGGTTCGGCCCGCTGCACTCCGCCGCCAACCGCGGCGACGTCGCCATCATGGGCGTGCTGCTGGCGGCGGAGGCGGACCCCAACGCCGCCGCGGACGACGGGCGCACGCCGCTGGACTTTGCGCGCACGGCCGAGCGCGACGAGGCCGTTCGATACCTTCTGGCGCACGGCGCGGAGGAGTGAGCGCCACTTTCCGCCGGGGCACGGGGTACGCCGTCCCAATCGCATCACCTGATCGCAAACGACCCTGAAGTCCGCGGGATGATGTCCATGCAGGTTCGCACCACCGTTCTGATTCCGCTCCTCGCTCTGGCCGCGTGCACGCCGCGCCAGCCGCCGCCCGCACCCGCGCCGGTCCCCATGCCCGCGCCGGTCGTGACGCCGGAAGCCGAGGCGTTCGCCCGCTCGCTGCGCGCGGAAGCCGCCTTCGAGCAGGGGATTGCGCTGGGCCGGCAGAGCCGCTGGAACGAGGCGGCGGACGCGTACCGCGCGTCGCTCACCCTGATGCCCACGGAGCCGCGCTTTCACCTGGCCCTTGCGGAGGCGCTGCTGCAGGGCGGCCGCGAGTGGGAGTCCGCTGACGCGCTTGCCGCCGGCATCCGCGCCGAGGAGGCGCTGCCCAGCCCCAACCATCGCGTGCTGGCGGTGGATTACGAGCGGCTGATCCGCCTTCTCACGCGCCTGAACCGGCTGGATGAGGCGCGCGCCGCGCAGGACCGCCAGAACCAGCACCGCCGCGCCCGCGACCAGGCTCCACCCGAGTGATGTGGCGCGTGCGATGACGAGCAGATAAAAGAGGGACGGCGCCGTGGCGTCGTCCCTCCCTTGCTTCGCGGATGATGGGGAGCGTTCCGGATGGTGTCGTGCGGCCGGAGAGGGCCCCTCCCCCCGGCCCCCTCCACCCGCTCCGCGGGTGAGGGGGAGCCGTTCGGCGCGGCGGAGAGCGCGGCGCGTGTGGCGGACATCGGTGGCGGTTGAAACCGCGGCAACAACGGCGCGAAGTCCGCCTTCGCGGACTGCATCCGCGGGCCCGGCGTGCGCGTCCCGCGCCGGGGCTGCCGCCGGGTCGGTTGAAGCCCCGAACGTGGACGCGTCAGCGGCCGCGTGTCGGGGCTTTGCACTGTTTGAGCGGCGGATTCATTCGCTCTCGATCCTCCGCGGCCCGGACGACACTCTGGTCCTGCTCAGGATCATCTCCCGAACCGTTCCAACTCTATCCGGCCGGCGATCCCCGGGATAGGTCCCGCGCCGAACTCCTCCGTGTGAAACGGCAGTTCATCTTTCCGACGATTTCTGGAGAACCGCCATCACCGGCCCGCAGCGAGTTCCTTCTGGATCAGGGCACGCAGCGCGGGATCGGTCTCCTTTACCGGGCCCACGTGCTTCCATAGCAGCGTCCCGTCGCGCCCGATCAGAAAGGTGTTCGGCACGCCCATGGTGGCATACGTGACGGTGATCTCGCCTTCCGGATCCAGCCACACGGGATAGGTGGCGTTGAAGTCCTTGAGGAACCCGCGGATCGCCGCGTCCTGCCCGCCCTGGTCGATGCTGACGCCCACGACGCGCAGCCCCGCGCCGCTGAACTCGCGGTGCAGCTTTTCCAGCGCGGGGATCTCGTCGCGGCAGGGATGGCACCACGTGGCCCACACGTTCAGCAGCACCGGCGTGCCGCGCAGCGCCTGCAGCGACGCCGGCCCGCCCTCCAGCGGCGTGGCGGCGAACGCCGGGGCCGGCTTGCCGACCACCACCGCGCCGGGAACGCCGGCGCCCTCTTCGCACGCGGCGGCCAGCAGCAGGGCGGGGACGAGCGCCAGGCGGCGAACCCGCGAAGTCAGACGGAGCATCACGATCAATCCCTGGGAACGGTGAGCCGGGCCACGTGCACGGCGGACGGCTTGCCGGACGCGGTCCATGCCAGCACCACGCCGCCGGAATCGCGCGCCATGCGCGGAAAGCCGCTGGAGCGCAGCGTGGCAGAGGTTTCCACGGCGTGCGGCGCGCCCATCCGCCCATCCGCCTCCACGCGGCGGACGCGGAGTTCGCCGCCGCCGCCGGAGGCCGCGCGCTCCATCCAGCTGACCACCGCCGCGCCGCCGTCAATCATCTTCACATCCACGTGCCCCTCGGGGTTGCCGCCGTCGATCCGCACCGGCGCCCCGAAGGTCGCGCCGGCGTCGGTGGACAGGGCGAGCTTCACCTGCCGCGCATCGTTGGCGCCGGTGAACCACGCCACCACCACGCGGTCGCCCTGCGCATCGGCGCGGGGGCCGTTCACCGGGCAGGCGTCGATCTTCCATCCATCCCGCGCCACGGGAACGCCCGGCGTCCACACCCCGTTCACCCGCCGCGTCACGTAGATGTCGCGCACCTCGTCCGGCGAGCGGTCGCGGTACACGACCAGCGGGCCGCGGGCCGTCATCGCCATCCCCGT
It contains:
- a CDS encoding response regulator transcription factor gives rise to the protein MIRVLVAEDQAMVLGALAALLEIESDIQVVARAQDGREALLMVERDAPDVLLTDIEMPGLTGLDVAAEITRRGLPTRVVILTTFARSGYLRRALDAGAAGYLLKDSPSDELANAVRRVHAGGRAIDPTLAREAWTESDPLSSRERQVLRLAADGLASTAIAAELFLSDGTVRNYLSSAISKMGAANRIEAARVAREKGWL
- a CDS encoding sensor histidine kinase, with the protein product MNVDSPSRGRRLLPPGDDVGWTAYVWLIYLSFLLVDPVHHLRTGTLTAGAAVATVAALVVFLASYFRGFWVAGRDLLLVVAVQVALGVVMAPGNSGASVFLIFAASFAGRLERTRLAAATIAGIALIGGTASWMLQAPIWYWSSSVLMPLVIGSVNLHHAQAAKANAKLQMAQEQIEHLAAVAERERIGRDLHDLLGHTLSLIVLKSELAAKLSTRDPERAGQEIREVEQVARKALREVREAIRGYRASLADEVRQSEAILSAAGIRARIEVAPVELEREVEESLALALREAVTNVVRHSGAAACGVRLYAEGGECVLEVADDGRAGMVTEGNGLRGMRERIASVGGTTRGGNGPDGGGMRIIVRVPARPGPGVEARPRAVAVPA
- a CDS encoding ankyrin repeat domain-containing protein; protein product: MAGMVEVMEAVNGGDADALAALLERDPAAAGLVGDEGASPLLNALYRGRRDLAELFVRHGRELDGWEAAAMGDEDRLRAHLEADSDLPGRRTHDGWTPLHLSAFFGQQGTMRLLLERGADPNAVSENWMRNTPLHAALNGPLAAHGIAALIRAGADPNARQKGGFGPLHSAANRGDVAIMGVLLAAEADPNAAADDGRTPLDFARTAERDEAVRYLLAHGAEE
- a CDS encoding lytic transglycosylase domain-containing protein yields the protein MHSSRKRPMPWQAAAPVPQHPVGRTRRRFPSASEPAQTPARYRRAFDGAGDRRVTGTRRVNEGIRLPSRGPTSFDRIRRGPLKYGIVGVGVAGIAGPLAIARANEMRNDPTHERQMSVLPEITAPRVLSDHAVGQAWRQARVEAAEVKSTARDEVIQRNVQKYSEYDIPRPLAEDIYDIALQENIDPDVAFGLVRTESAFKNSATSHVGAMGLTQLMPKTAAWLKPGTQPRDLRDQRTNLRIGFKYLNQLMDKYEGDTELALLAYNRGPGTVDRVLKRGGDPDNGYADMVLRNAPAHP
- a CDS encoding TlpA family protein disulfide reductase produces the protein MLRLTSRVRRLALVPALLLAAACEEGAGVPGAVVVGKPAPAFAATPLEGGPASLQALRGTPVLLNVWATWCHPCRDEIPALEKLHREFSGAGLRVVGVSIDQGGQDAAIRGFLKDFNATYPVWLDPEGEITVTYATMGVPNTFLIGRDGTLLWKHVGPVKETDPALRALIQKELAAGR
- a CDS encoding DNA topoisomerase IB, which translates into the protein MATRPPRARTAAKPKEKPWRRIGTPEEGFSYLRGDGKPLRSPSALARIQKLVIPPAWTDVQISPDPAAKVQVVGFDTAGRKQYRYHPDSVAKGSKRKYRKLLQYARSVPKLREETERHLSAEGLGRERVLALVVRLIMRGFFRIGSEQYAVANRTFGIATLQKKHLKIDGESLVFTYVGKKSIDQRIVVADTPLVEVMHEILTLPGKRLFQYVGEDGKTHPVTASEVNGYIKQILGAKYTSKDIRTWGGTVRMATILADLGPPSSEREAKKNVVLACKLVSTELGNTPAVCRSAYVHPAVIERYEQGKTIAPMMRESTRDDEEPGRYYPEEAALMRFLQKWG
- a CDS encoding amidohydrolase family protein, with amino-acid sequence MPRAMQAQQGAATLIRNARVFDGERVLDGRDVLVQAGKVTQVGRGVRAPAGATLVDGAGKTLLPGLIDSHTHTFGDALQEAVVFGVTTHLDMFTDVSIARTMRAQQAAGQADGRADLFSAGTLVTAPRGHGTQFGMAIPTITTPDSAQSFVDARIAEGSEWIKIVYEDGHTFGQTIPTLSRETMGAVIRAAHRRGKLAVVHISDAAGAKAAIEEGADGLVHLFIDRAPDADFARMTAGRHAFVIPTLVVLASMTGTGGGASLVDDARLAPYLLAERTQALKQGFPQRAGAPAQTLAAANETVRQLRAAGVPILAGSDAPNPGTAYGAALHRELELLVAAGLTPVEALRAATSVPATAFRLADRGRIAPGMRADLLLVDGDPTRDITATRAISGVWKGGVPVDRQSLARRVAAARAPRAGGAAAVPGGIISDFESGELAATTGTWMPSPDSYAGGTSTGDVTVIAGGANGSGHAMQVAGTIAATIPYAWYGAMWMAGQAMAPVDLSARPGFGFWTRGDGGTYRVMVFAQSKGMQPLIRTFVAGPEWREVNLSWTDFGVDGSDVAGIVVAGGPQPGAFRFLVDDFRLR